CCGCTGCCGCCAATGCCACCGGTTCCGCCGGCGCCGTCCGTGCCGTGCACGCCGTCGCCACCGATGGCGTCTCCGGTTCCGTAGTTGAAGGCGTTACCGCCGCGGCCACCGGCGCCGCCGTTATGGCCGGTGCCGCCGGCTCCGGGGGTGCCGCCGATGGCGTCTCCGGTGCCGTAGTTGACCGCGTGACCGCCCCACCCGCCCGAACCGCCAGTGCCGCTTGTGGCGCTGCCGCCGGCGCCGCCGAGCCCGCCTACGGCGTCAGCCGTAGAGGTGGTGCTCTCGATGTACGCGCGACCGCCGTCACCGCCGGTACCGCCGTTACCGGTCGTCCCGTCACCGCCCGCCCCGCCGGCGCCGGGGGTGACATGTCCGGTTCCCGGTGAGTACGCCTCTCCGCCCCACCCGCCGTCGCCGCCGGTGGTGCCGTCGCCGCCGGCCCCGCCATTTCCGCCAGTGGCTGAACCCGCCGAGACGCTGACGCTGTCGCCGCCGGGGCCGCCGGCCCCGCCAACCCCGCCGTTGCCGTTGCTGCCGTTCGCGCCGTTGGCGCCGTACGCGTGTCCGGTTCCCGCGACAACCGCTTCACCGCCACGGCCGCCGCCGCCGCCGTTGAAACCGGTGCCGCCGGCACCGGGGGTGCCGCCGATGGCGTCACCGGTTCCGGAGGTGTCCGCGAAGCCGCCGGCCCCGCCGTACCCGCCGGTTCCGGTGGGGCCGGTGGCATCGCCGCCGTGCCCACCGGAACCGCCGACGAGGGTGACCGTAGAGGCGTTGTTCTGGATTTCCGCGCCGCCGCCGCCACCACCACTGCCGCCGTAGCCGACGGTGCCGGTGCCGCCGTCTCCGCCGGTGCCGGCGGTGAGGTGTCCAAATCCTCGCGTGAACGCATTAGCACCGTTGCCGCCGCGCCCGCCGGTGCCGCCGTCGCCGCCGTCCCCACCGTTGCCACCGGCAGCAGTGCTGTTAGAGGCGCCGTTATAGATGTTCGCGTAACCGGCGTCGCCACCGGCGCCGCCGGTGCCGTCAGCCGCGTCCCCGCCAGCACCGCCGTCTCCGCCGGTGACATTTCCGGTTCCGTAGTTCTCCGCGACACCGCCGGTGCCGCCGGTGCCGCCGTGACCGCCGACGCCGCCCCTGCCGCCGCTGCCGCCATGGCCGCCGACACTGGCGGCACCGGTGGCGTTGCCGCCGCGACCGCCCGTGCCGCCCGTGCCGCCGACGTCGCCGGCCACGCCTTCGCTGCCGGCGCCGCCGCCGCCACCCATTCCGCCGACCCCGCCGCTGCCCGCCACCACGCCGCTACCCGGTGATCCTGCGTCGCCGCCGGTGCCGCCCCCACCGCCACCGGGGGCAACCGTCCCGCCGCCGCCGGTGTCGGCGCCCCCGGCGCCGCCCGCACCGCCGACGCCGCCGTCCCCGGCCCGGCCGCCGGTTCCGCTCACGCTGGCGCCACCGTCGCCGCCGCGGCCACCATGGCCGCCGAAAAAGCCATCGCTGCCCGAAGCGCCCGCGTCGCCTGCACCGCCGGCGCCGCCCGTGCCGCCGGCGCCGCCGACGCCTGCGCTGCCCGCGTGGCCAGCGGCCCCGAATAGGCCTCCTGCGGCACCGGCGGCACCGGCCGTACCGGCAGTACCACCCATCCCGCCGTCGCCCGCGGTTCCGCCGTCCATGCCGAGCCCGACGCCGCTGCCGCCGTTACCGCCAAGGCCACCGGCGCCACCCGCCCCGCCGGCTCCGCCGTCGCCGGCGGTGCCGCCCAGCCATGCCTTGTTGGCGCCGCCGACCCCACCGACGCCACCCATTCCACCCTGCCCACCGGTAGCACCGATGCCGCCGGCCGATCCGTCCGTACCGGCCTCCCCGGCGCCGCCG
This genomic stretch from Mycobacterium paragordonae harbors:
- a CDS encoding PE family protein, coding for MSYVVASHEMFSAAATDLGSIGSSLSEAHAAAVARTTGIVAAAQDEVSAAIAALFGGYAQEYQAFSAQAAAFHADFVRTLQSGAAAYAGAEAANAVPLSAQSIADDLLGLINGPSQALTGRPLFGDGADGAPGTGQNGGEGGWLWGNGGNGGSGAAGGNGGSGGSAAFWGRGGNGGAGGTGVAGGSGGNGGAGGANGLIGGGLGPFGGATGGSGGAGGAGGVGVAGGPGGNGGSGGAGGANSQLLSLWGHGGAGGAGGAGGAGEAGTDGSAGGIGATGGQGGMGGVGGVGGANKAWLGGTAGDGGAGGAGGAGGLGGNGGSGVGLGMDGGTAGDGGMGGTAGTAGAAGAAGGLFGAAGHAGSAGVGGAGGTGGAGGAGDAGASGSDGFFGGHGGRGGDGGASVSGTGGRAGDGGVGGAGGAGGADTGGGGTVAPGGGGGGTGGDAGSPGSGVVAGSGGVGGMGGGGGAGSEGVAGDVGGTGGTGGRGGNATGAASVGGHGGSGGRGGVGGHGGTGGTGGVAENYGTGNVTGGDGGAGGDAADGTGGAGGDAGYANIYNGASNSTAAGGNGGDGGDGGTGGRGGNGANAFTRGFGHLTAGTGGDGGTGTVGYGGSGGGGGGAEIQNNASTVTLVGGSGGHGGDATGPTGTGGYGGAGGFADTSGTGDAIGGTPGAGGTGFNGGGGGRGGEAVVAGTGHAYGANGANGSNGNGGVGGAGGPGGDSVSVSAGSATGGNGGAGGDGTTGGDGGWGGEAYSPGTGHVTPGAGGAGGDGTTGNGGTGGDGGRAYIESTTSTADAVGGLGGAGGSATSGTGGSGGWGGHAVNYGTGDAIGGTPGAGGTGHNGGAGGRGGNAFNYGTGDAIGGDGVHGTDGAGGTGGIGGSGGAGWVRNSTSAATAAGGDAGTGGGGTNGGEGGSGGYAFTAGTGNAIAGTGGAGGDGTTGYGGDGGWGGTAEIENTASTAGATGGFGGRGGNATGTGTGGNGGLGGTAYNYGTGASIGGDGGDGGTDGAAGGFGGNGGDALAAVLAHAVAGGGGIPGGLPGTTGQL